Proteins co-encoded in one Anolis carolinensis isolate JA03-04 unplaced genomic scaffold, rAnoCar3.1.pri scaffold_9, whole genome shotgun sequence genomic window:
- the LOC134293685 gene encoding uncharacterized protein LOC134293685, producing the protein MFMFPTVKVPGDTTKSLVCSFRSGCGELTLSQEIGHHPAVAVRCNMQVEDEELLGAGGGRSERATPETDAEFHQLAALASSTAYAQPNGVTQRRGVVRGDSTGGEEGSPSPGPQKMVFLEERMSAMETTLAVMSRAMERLAVLAEPERGRELRASSMWDVSMGSSQGFADLPAPKGREMRKEPGARPKIQTSLTRVEESDDEGEKPPRIPATLPTETLVPLANAGRGTGQREAAAGPTGPQGGLRRAEDWGLPPQGPLPRREELRIEFGGESSELDFFLTTVRGYMEDNAHTFRTESSRVRAIGAVLKRGAASWYVQLHARRDPCLGSLRRFMGALETRFRDPLEQIRAREELKTVSQGQRSVSEYAEEFQCLAEKVPEWSAVTKIELFKEGLRREILSWAVHRDEPDTLRGWIQLAGRIETSLAQARRHRGGLQQRPQMKEGSRKEGSTPAGRRTEPTGNVSTSRRGCFVCGRLGHRAAECWQRKGEGGGPPKPRAVAGKRAEEEPPMRHHSGGLDEGEEDAMSEPCY; encoded by the exons atgttcatgtttcctacagtaaaagttcctggtgataccacaaagagtctcgtgtgttcattcaggagcggctgtggtgagctgacactaagccaagaaatcggacaccatcccgctgtagcggtgaggtgtaacatgcaagtggaggatgaagagctcttgggcgccggaggaggaaggtcggaaagggccactcccgagacggacgctgagttccaccagctggcggccctggcgtcatccaccgcttatgcccagccaaatggggtaacccagaggcgcggagtggtgcggggagatagcaccggaggagaggaaggttcaccttccccaggcccgcaaaagatggtgtttctggaggagaggatgtcggcgatggagaccaccctggcagtgatgtcgagggcgatggagcgcctggcggttttggcggagccggagcgaggaagggaactccgggctagctcaatgtgggacgtgagcatgggaagcagccagggctttgcagacctcccagcaccgaagggaagggaaatgcgaaaggagcccggtgcccggcccaagatccaaacgagcctgacgcgggtggaggagagtgacgacgaaggggaaaagcctccgagaatcccggctacgctcccaactgagaccctggtgcccctggcgaatgccgggcgtggcacaggacaaagggaagcagcagcggggcccactggcccgcaagggggcttgcgacgggcggaggattggggattgccaccacagggacccctaccgagacgagaggaactaaggatcgagtttgggggagagtcctctgaactggattttttcctgaccacggtgaggggctatatggaggacaatgcccacacttttagaacggaatccagccgggtacgggccattggtgcagtgttgaagaggggagcggccagctggtacgttcaactacacgcgcggcgcgacccatgtctggggtcactccgacgctttatgggggccctggagacccgtttccgagatccactggagcagatccgggcgagggaggagttgaagaccgtctcccaggggcagaggtcggtatctgagtatgcggaggagttccaatgcctcgctgaaaaggtgccggaatggtctgcagtgacaaagatagaactcttcaaagaggggctcaggcgggagatcctctcctgggcggtgcatcgtgatgagcctgacacactgcgcggatggattcagctggcggggcgcatcgagacatcgctggcccaggcgaggaggcaccgaggagggctacagcagcggccgcagatgaaagaggggagccggaaggagggatcaaccccagccgggaggagaacggagccgacagggaacgtgagcaccagcaggaggggctgcttcgtgtgcggccgtttgggccacagggctgccgagtgctggcagagaaaaggggaaggcggaggcccgcccaaaccaagagccgtggcagggaaacgcgccgaggaagaaccaccgatgaggcaccactcgggggggttg gacgaaggggaggaggacgccatgtcagaaccctgctactag